Proteins encoded in a region of the Oncorhynchus gorbuscha isolate QuinsamMale2020 ecotype Even-year unplaced genomic scaffold, OgorEven_v1.0 Un_scaffold_591, whole genome shotgun sequence genome:
- the LOC124018947 gene encoding pyrroline-5-carboxylate reductase 1, mitochondrial-like encodes MSVGFIGAGQLAHALVKGFSAAGVIATQRITASSPDTDLPTVSGLRKMGVNLTTSNKEVVNKSDVLFLAVKPHIIPFVLDEIGPDIEDRHLIVSCAAGVTISSIEKKLLQYRPFPKVMRCMTNTPVVVREGATVYATGTHAELEDGRLLEQLMASVGYCTEVEEDLIDAVTGLSGSGPAYAFTAVEALADGGVKMGLPRRLAIRLGAQALLGAAKMLLDSEQHPGQLKDNVCSPGGATIHALHVMESGGFRALLINAVEASCIRTRELQFLADQEKISPAAIKKTTLDKVLQQPGVGTGVGVRTGSGISLFNSSNPRHKK; translated from the exons ATGAGCGTGGGGTTCATCGGAGCGGGTCAGTTGGCCCATGCCTTGGTGAAGGGATTCAGCGCTGCAG GTGTCATTGCCACACAGAGGATCACTGCCAGCTCCCCAGACACAGATCTTCCCACAGTGTCTGGACTGCGG AAAATGGGTGTCAATCTCACGACCAGCAACAAGGAGGTGGTGAACAAGAGTGACGTTCTGTTTCTGGCTGTCAAACCACACATCATCCCCTTCGTGTTGGATGAGATCGGACCGGACATTGAGGACCGCCACCTCATTGTGTCCTGTGCAGCTGGTGTCACCATCAGCTCCATTGAGAAG AAGCTGCTCCAGTACCGCCCGTTCCCCAAGGTGATGCGATGCATGACCAACACCCCGGTGGTGGTTCGGGAGGGAGCCACGGTCTACGCCACGGGTACCCACGCCGAGCTAGAGGACGGGAGGCTGCTGGAGCAGCTGATGGCCAGTGTGGGCTACTGCACGGAGGTGGAGGAGGACCTGATCGATGCCGTCACCGGACTCAGTGGCAGTGGACCTGCCTAT GCATTTACAGCTGTGGAAGCGCTTGCTGACGGGGGGGTGAAAATGGGTCTGCCCAGGAGACTGGCTATACGGCTTGGAGCACAGGCCCTGCTG GGAGCAGCCAAAATGCTGTTGGACTCGGAGCAGCACCCTGGCCAGCTGAAGGACAACGTTTGCTCCCCAGGGGGCGCCACCATTCACGCCCTGCACGTCATGGAGAGTGGGGGCTTCCGCGCCCTGCTCATCAACGCTGTGGAGGCCTCCTGCATTAGGACCAG GGAGCTCCAGTTCTTGGCTGACCAGGAGAAGATCTCTCCTGCGGCCATCAAGAAGACTACGCTGGACAAGGTTCTGCAGCAGCCAGGGGTGGGAACAGGGGTGGGCGTCCGGACGGGATCTGGGATCAGCCTGTTCAACAGCAGCAACCCCAGGCATAAGAAGTAA
- the LOC124018954 gene encoding transcription factor MafG-like: MTTTNKGNKALKVKKEPGENGTSLTDDELVTMSVRELNAHLRGLTKDEILQLKQRRRTLKNRGYAASCRVKRVTQKEELEKQKTALQLEVDKLATENATMKVELDSLRSKYEALQSFARTVARSPAIALTPGGRGVMGPLVPGKVATATSVITIIKSKTGARS; this comes from the exons ATGACTACTACAAACAAGGGAAACAAAGCCTTGAAG GTGAAGAAGGAGCCAGGGGAGAATGGGACCAGCCTCACGGACGACGAACTGGTGACCATGTCTGTCCGGGAGCTCAACGCTCACCTCCGCGGCCTCACCAAGGACGAAATCCTGCAGCTCAAGCAGCGGCGGCGCACCCTGAAGAACCGTGGCTACGCCGCCAGCTGCCGCGTCAAGCGGGTCACCCAGAAGGAGGAGCTAGAGAAGCAGAAGACGGCACTGCAGCTGGAGGTGGACAAGCTGGCCACAGAGAACGCCACCATGAAGGTGGAGCTGGACTCGCTGCGCTCCAAGTACGAGGCCCTGCAGAGCTTCGCCAGGACTGTGGCGCGCAGCCCGGCCATAGCCTTAACCCCAGGGGGTCGGGGGGTCATGGGGCCCCTGGTCCCTGGGAAGGTGGCCACGGCCACCAGCGTCATCACCATCATCAAGTCCAAGACGGGAGCCAGGTCGTAG